A stretch of the Notamacropus eugenii isolate mMacEug1 chromosome 2, mMacEug1.pri_v2, whole genome shotgun sequence genome encodes the following:
- the LOC140524858 gene encoding golgin subfamily A member 3-like isoform X2, giving the protein MPQRDSLLDALQQKNLDLMRQITLVQDTLHIREQSFSELQTQHEELQGRLEEYQEKVMDLEDELQEPRGFKRQIQRLKDINKNLTLQLHQEQEKVNILEQANEALQEKNNVLEMTSMKREADLVELNLKVKVVLQKKVEEDQQINQRIQAFMRALKTEKANVHSLKEQVAASKIKAVHNKLHYKAATLELIELKKELQAKEQLAKNLQADTHRLLTQEEKHHREVSQLKLELAEAQAELQQGKMNKRKELKGEIKSFPVTPIQLPSCPVPASLLEELLNTQPTVSKEKLHSLHISLHQLRQQMDSLQHHMEDQTIKIHESMPSWTHRWTVT; this is encoded by the exons ATGCCTCAGCGAGACTCGCTATTGGATGCCTTGCAGCAGAAGAACCTGGATCTCATGAGACAGATCACCCTGGTCCAGGACACTCTGCACATCCGGGAGCAGTCCTTCAGCGAGCTGCAGACCCAACATGAGGAGCTGCAGGGCAGGCTGGAAGAGTACCAGGAGAAAGTGATGGACCTGGAAGATGAG CTCCAAGAGCCAAGAGGCTTCAAAAGGCAAATACAGCGCCTGAAGGATATCAATAAGAATTTGACTCTGCAATTACATCAGGAGCAGGAAAAGGTTAACATTTTGGAACAGGCCAATGAAGCCCTTCAGGAGAAAAACAATGTCTTGGAAATGACTTCAATGAAGAGAGAAGCCGATTTAGTAGAGTTGAACCTGAAG GTCAAGGTGGTTCTCCAGAAAAAAGTAGAGGAAGACCAGCAAATCAACCAGCGGATTCAGGCATTCATGAGGGCGTTAAAGACTGAGAAGGCCAATGTTCACAGCCTCAAGGAGCAG GTGGCAGCAAGTAAGATCAAAGCCGTTCACAACAAGCTGCATTACAAAGCTGCCACCTTGGAACTCATTGAGCTGAAGAAAGAACTGCAGGCCAAGGAGCAGCTGGCTAAGAATCTCCAGGCAGACACACATAGGCTGCT GACACAGGAGGAAAAACACCACCGGGAAGTGTCCCAGTTGAAGCTGGAGTTGGCAGAAGCTCAGGCTGAGCTGCAGCAAGGCAAGATGAACAAG aggaaggaactgaAGGGAGAGATCAAATCCTTCCCTGTGACTCCCATTCAACTTCCATCCTGCCCTGTCCCTGCTTCCCTTCTAGAGGAGCTGCTCAATACCCAGCCCACTGTGAGCAAGGAGAAGCTCCACAGCCTGCACATCTCTCTCCACCAACTCAG gcAACAAATGGATAGTCTTCAACACCACATGGAAGATCAAACGATCAAAATACATGAATCGATGCCTTCATGGACTCATCGATGGACTGTCACTTAA